Sequence from the Nitrospirota bacterium genome:
GAGAACCGGGCCGAGGCGCTGCGCATCGGCGATATCTTCCGCGCGCGGGTCGTCGACTCGACGCAGAAGAGCTACACGTTCCAGGTGACGGGCGACGAGAAGAAGATCGAGGCGTTCATCGAGCTCCTGAAGCCCATGGGCATCAAGGAGATCGTCCGGACCGGCAAGGTGGCCATCACTCGTGAATAATGCGGGGTGTGATCTGCAGGAAACGGGACGGAAGCGGGGAAAATACATTTCCCTGATCATGGTTGCGGCGGCGCTCATTGCCGGCCTTGTGTCCGGCTGTGCCCGCAAGGGGCCGATCCTGGTTAATTTTTCCTATGCGCAGCAGCAAGGATCGACCGTGGAACAGACGCCGAAGGCCATCGTCGGGATCAGCCCCTTCAAGGACGAACGCGGGAAGCCTGTGTCGGTCGCGGGCAAGCGGTTCGACTCCCTGAATGACTCGGTCAACGACCTGGTCGTCCAGGGAACCGTGTCGGAGAAGCTCACGAAGGCGCTGGACAGGGCGCTGTCAGCGCGCGGAATCGCCTGGAGGGATTCCGCCGCATGGGACCTGACCGAGGCGGGAGTCCCTGCGGAGGGAGCGACGCTGGTGATCGGCGGCGAGATCAAGACGCTCTGGGTGGAGTCGCTCACGGCATTCGCGAACACGAAGGTCACGGCAAAAGTGGAGCTTCGCATCGTGGCCGCCGATCCGGTCCAGAAGAAGATCGTTCGCGTCCTGAACGTGAACAGCATGATCGAACGCTCGAGGGTCAATTATACGACCACATTCGTCCAAGAAACGATGACGGAAGCGCTGACGGCGGCGATCAATCAGCTCTTCCAGGATGAGGAGCTGCAGGCCAGGTTCAAGTAAACGGATGAAACCATTGCTTAGCTCGTGAAAGGGGACAGGATGAAAATTTTCTACGACAAGGATGCCGATCAGAATCTGCTGAAGGGCAAGAAGGTGGCCGTGATCGGCTACGGGAGCCAGGGGTTTGCCCATTCCAACAACCTGAAGGAGAGCGGCGTCGATGTGATGGTCGGCCTCCGGAAGGGGAGCAAGTCCTGGGAAAAGGCGGCGGGGGCCGGGCTCAAAGTGGTCGAAGTGGCCGAGGCAGCCAAGGCTGCTGATATCATCATGATCCTCGTTCCCGATGAACTGCAGGGCGGCATGTACCGGAAGGACATCGAGGCCAACATCAGGAAGGGGGCCTACCTCGCCTTCGCGCACGGGTTCAACATCCATTTCGGCCAGATCGTGCCACGCGAGGATGTGAACGTCTTCATGGCCGCCCCGAAGAGCCCCGGGCATCTCGTGCGCTCCCAGTATACGAAGGGCGAAGGCGTTCCGGGCCTGATTGCCATCCATCAGGACCCGTCGGGCAATGCCAAGGACATGGCGCTCGCCTATGCCTGCGCTATCGGCCTGGGCAGGGCGGGCATCATCGAAACCTCCTTCCGTGAGGAGACGGAGACGGACCTCTTCGGCGAACAGGCGGTGCTCTGCGGCGGCGCCACCGCCCTGATCATGGCCGGCTACGAGACGCTGGTCGAGGCGGGATACGCACCGGAGATGGCCTACTTCGAGTGCCTCCACGAGCTCAAGCTCATTGTGGACCTCATCTATGAGGGCGGCATCTCGAACATGCGGTACTCGGTCAGCAACACCGCGCAGTACGGCGACCTGACGCGCGGGCCTCGGGTGATCACCGAGGAGACGAAGAAGGAAATGAAGAAGATCCTGCACGAGATCCAGGCCGGCCAGTTCGCGAAGGAATGGATGCTCGAGAACATGGCGAACAAGCCGACCTTCAACGCGCTTACGAAGAAAGGCCAGGCCCATCCCATCGAGGAGGTCGGGGGGCGCCTGCGCAAGATGATGCCCTGGCTGCAGAAGAACAAGCTGGTGGATAAGAGCAAAAACTAGAAGATCCCCTGGCCACGGATGGGCACGGACCTGCGGGGATGAAAAGCAAAGAGATAAGCTCATTGTCATCCGTGTCCATCTGTAGTGACAACAGGAATTTAGTATGATGAAAAATCACGGAATACCCGTTGCAGCCGAGGGCTGGCCCTTTATCGTCCCGCTCGCGGTCGTTACGATCGTGCTGTTCGTGCTGGGCTGGAAGAACACGGGCTTCGTTCTGCTGGTGCTGACGCTGTTCGTCCTCTTTTTCTTCCGCGACCCGGAGCGGACCGTGCCGGATGAAAACGCTGTCGTCGTATCCCCGGCTGACGGCCGCGTGATCGTGGTCAAGGACGTCTACGAACCCACATACCTGAAGCAGGACGTGAAGCAGATCAGCATCTTCCTGTCCGTGTTCAATGTGCATGTGAACCGCTCGCCGATCGGCGGCACGGTCGAGTCGGTCCAATACAATCCCGGCAAGTTCCACGTGGCCTCCGTGGACAAGGCATCACTGGACAACGAGCAGACGGCGATGGTGATCGCCAACGGGAAGAGCAGGGTGCTTGTGAAACAGATCGCGGGGCTGATCGCTCGGCGCATCGTCTGTTATGCCAGGCCGGGCGATCGGATCAGCAAGGGTGAGCGGTACGGCCTCATCAGATTCGGCTCGCGCGTCGACCTCTTCCTCCCGAAGGATGCCGAGCTCAAGGTCAAGGTCGGCGACCGCATCAAGGGCGCCCGGGACATCATTGGAGTGCTGAAATGAGAAAAGGGATATATATCCTCCCCAACCTCCTTACACTGATGAGCATGTTCCTGGGCTTCTACTCGATCGTCAGGTCCTTCAATGCCGAGTACGATCTCGCGGCCTGGGCCATCATGGCGGCGACCATCTTCGACGTGCTCGACGGGTGGGTGGCGAGGCTTACCCACACGGCGACGCGGTTCGGGATCGAGATCGACTCCCTGGCGGACGTGATCTCCTTCGGCGTGGCGCCGGGCATTCTGGTCTACACTTGGACGCTGCAGTCCTTCGGCCGGCTCGGATGGCTGGGGTCCTTTTTTCTGGTGGCCTGCGCGGCGCTCAGGCTCGCCCGCTTCAATGTGCAGATGGGCAGCACCGAGAAGAAGCATTTTACCGGCCTCCCGACGCCCGCCTCGGCGCTGGTGATCGCGACCACGGTGGTCGCCTATGAGGAGATCATCCAGATCTTCGAGCGCTTGAGGCTCGATCGGCTCGCCAACGCCGTCCGGATGGATTACTGGGTCCTGGCCCTGACGTTCCTGCTGGCCGGGCTCATGGTGAGCAACATCACGTACCACAGCCTGAAAGAGGCGAACCTGAAGGAGCGCCGGCCTTTCGGGATCCTCGTGGGCATCGCGGCGTTCCTGGCGGTGGTCGCCTATCATCCGGCGCTGGTCCTTTTCCTGGTGTCCATCTCCTATATGCTGGTGGGGATCACCGAAGCGCTGTACAAGTTGTTGCTGAAACCCAGGGAGGCCTCTGCGTAATCGGGTTCTGTCGGAAAACGGTTATCGCGGTAAAGGGCTGAGAGATCACGGGAGCAACGGGATCTCTTTTTTTCTTTCTCGTACAGAATGCGTCGGATGAGCTGAATCACGACGCGGAGGGAAACAATGAGCACCATCATACGAATATTCGATACCACGCTCCGAGATGGGGAACAGTCCCCGGGCGCAAGCATGAATGTCGAGGAAAAGATCACCCTGGCAAAACAGCTCGCCCGGCTCGGCGTGGACATCATCGAGGCGGGGTTCGCCATCAGCTCGCCCGGCGACTTCGAGGCGATCAGACGCATCGGCGCCGAGGTGGAGGGCCCGGTCATCTGCAGCCTCGCCCGTTGCAGGAAGGAAGACATCGACCGCGCCTGGGAGGCGCTCAAAAACGCTCCGAAGCGGCGCATCCACACCTTCCACTCGACGTCCGACATCCATCTGCAGCATCAGTACCGGATCTCGCGCGGAGAAGCGCTGAAGCGCTCCGTGGAGATGGTCAAACATGCCCGTACGTATGTAGAGGACGTGGAGTTCTCTCCCATGGACGCCACGCGCACCGAGACTGCTTATCTGCATGATGTGGTTGAGGCCGTCATCGAGGCCGGGGCCACGACCGTGAACATCCCGGACACGGTGGGATACGCCATGCCCGAGGAGTTCGGCGCGCTGATCAAGGGGATCAGGGACAAGGTGAGGAACATCGGCATGGCGGTCATTTCGGTCCATTGCCACAACGACCTCGGGCTCGCCGTCGCGAACGCGCTTGCAGCGATCCGGAACGGAGCCGGGCAGGTGGAATGCACGATCAACGGCATCGGTGAACGGGCGGGTAACTGCTCCATGGAAGAAGTTGTCATGGCGCTCAGGACCAGAAAAGACCTCTTCCACGCGGAGACGAAGATCCGCACCGAAGAGATCACCCGTTCGAGCAGACTCGTGACCAAGATCACCGGCATCCCGGTGCAGCCGAACAAGGCGATCGTGGGCGCGAACGCCTTTGCTCACGAGTCCGGCATCCACCAGGACGGGCTGCTGAAGGAGCGCACGACCTACGAGATCATGACGCCCGAGTCGATCGGCCTGGTCAAGACAAATCTTGTGCTCGGCAAGCACTCGGGCAGGCATGCGTTCCGCGACCGGCTCAAGGACATGGGATACGAGCTCTCCGACGACGAACTGAACAAGGCCTTCGAACGGTTCAAGCGGCTCGCGGACCAGAAGAAGGAGGTGTTCGACGAGGACCTCGACGCGATCGTGTCCGATGAGATGCAGCAGATCCAGGAGGTCTATGTGCTCAAGAGCCTGCACGCCGAGAGCGGTACGGGAAGCACACCGACCGCTGTCGTCGAGATGCTGGCGGACGGAAAGACCATGAAGCAGACAGGCCAGGGGGACGGACCCGTGGACGCAGTTCTGAGGACGATCGCGACCATCACCGGTACGAAGAGCAGGCTCGACGCCTACCTCGTGAAGGGCATCACCGGCGGTACGGACGCCCTGGGCGAGGTGACGGTGAAGGTCGAGGAAGGCAGCAAGAAGGTCGCCGGCCACGGCGCGGACACTGACATCATCGTGGCGAGCGCGAAGGCCTATGTGAACGCCTTGAACAAGCTGGAGTACTGGAAAAAGGGGAAAGGGAAGAGCAGCGCATAGCCGGGGAGAGCGGAACAGGCGGCCTTATTTCATTCCCGTTCCTGCCTGGCGCCGGCACTTCGCGGGACGTTCCCTTTCGCCAAGGCGAACACCGGTAATAATTTGCAGGTCCGTTCCGGGGACATGCGGGTCAGTGGAAAAAAAGAGGAGAGAAACAAGGAAAAAGGGTTGAATCTGACAAGGGGATATTGTATATTCAAAAACCTATGATGACCATTACGGAAAAGATACTGGCCGCCCACTGCGGCAAAAAAGAGGTCAAACCCGGCGAGCTGATCAATGCCAGGCTCGACCTCGTTCTGGCGAACGACATCACCGCGCCGATCGCGATCAAGGAATTCCGCGCCGCCGGGGCCAAAAAGGTGTTCGATCCCTCGCGGATCGCGCTCATCCCGGACCACTTCGCGCCGAACAAGGACATCGCGTCTGCGGAGCAGTGCAGCATGCTCCGGGAGTTCTCCCGCGCGCATGACCTGTCGCTCTATTTCGAAGTCGGAAGGATGGGCGTGGAGCATGCGCTCCTGCCCGAGCAGGGCATCGTTGTCCCCGGTGACGTGGTGATCGGCGCGGACAGCCACACCTGCACCTACGGGGGGCTCGGCGCGTTCTCCACGGGTGTGGGAAGCACCGATGTGGCCGCGGCCATGATCACGGGCGAAGCCTGGTTCAAGGTGCCCGAGAGCATGAAGTTCATCTATACGGGAAAGCTCGGCAAGTGGGTAGGCGGCAAGGACATCATCCTGAGGACCATCGGCGATATCGGAGTGGACGGCGCGCTCTACCGGGCCATGGAGTTCACCGGCGAGGTGATCAAGAAGCTTCCCATGGCCGGCAGGCTCACGATCTGCAACATGGCGATCGAGGCGGGCGGAAAGAACGGCATCATCGAACCCGACGAGATCACCGAGAAGTACGTTGCGAAGCGGGCCCAGCGCAAATACAAGTTCTACAAGAGCGACAGGAAGGCAAGCTACGCGGACGTGCGCGAGTACGACCTCACGGGCATGGAACCCCAGATCGCCTGCCCGCACCTGCCGGAGAACGTGAAACCGGTCAGTCAGCTTGGTTCCGTCAACATCGATCAGTCCGTGGTCGGATCCTGCACGAACGGCAGGATCGAGGACATCCGCGAAGCGGCCAAGGTGATCAAGGGCCACAAGGTCCATCCCTATGTCCGCATGCTCGTCATCCCGGCCACCCAGGCCGTGTACAAGCAGTCCATCAAGGAAGGGCTCGTCGATATCTTCATCGACGCAGGCGCGGCATTCAGCACGCCAACCTGCGGTCCCTGCCTCGGCGGCCACATGGGCATCCTTGCAGCCGGAGAGCGGGCTATTTCCACGACGAACCGGAACTTTGTCGGCCGCATGGGCCATCCCAAGAGCG
This genomic interval carries:
- a CDS encoding phosphatidylserine decarboxylase family protein, producing the protein MMKNHGIPVAAEGWPFIVPLAVVTIVLFVLGWKNTGFVLLVLTLFVLFFFRDPERTVPDENAVVVSPADGRVIVVKDVYEPTYLKQDVKQISIFLSVFNVHVNRSPIGGTVESVQYNPGKFHVASVDKASLDNEQTAMVIANGKSRVLVKQIAGLIARRIVCYARPGDRISKGERYGLIRFGSRVDLFLPKDAELKVKVGDRIKGARDIIGVLK
- the pssA gene encoding CDP-diacylglycerol--serine O-phosphatidyltransferase, whose translation is MRKGIYILPNLLTLMSMFLGFYSIVRSFNAEYDLAAWAIMAATIFDVLDGWVARLTHTATRFGIEIDSLADVISFGVAPGILVYTWTLQSFGRLGWLGSFFLVACAALRLARFNVQMGSTEKKHFTGLPTPASALVIATTVVAYEEIIQIFERLRLDRLANAVRMDYWVLALTFLLAGLMVSNITYHSLKEANLKERRPFGILVGIAAFLAVVAYHPALVLFLVSISYMLVGITEALYKLLLKPREASA
- a CDS encoding 2-isopropylmalate synthase, yielding MSTIIRIFDTTLRDGEQSPGASMNVEEKITLAKQLARLGVDIIEAGFAISSPGDFEAIRRIGAEVEGPVICSLARCRKEDIDRAWEALKNAPKRRIHTFHSTSDIHLQHQYRISRGEALKRSVEMVKHARTYVEDVEFSPMDATRTETAYLHDVVEAVIEAGATTVNIPDTVGYAMPEEFGALIKGIRDKVRNIGMAVISVHCHNDLGLAVANALAAIRNGAGQVECTINGIGERAGNCSMEEVVMALRTRKDLFHAETKIRTEEITRSSRLVTKITGIPVQPNKAIVGANAFAHESGIHQDGLLKERTTYEIMTPESIGLVKTNLVLGKHSGRHAFRDRLKDMGYELSDDELNKAFERFKRLADQKKEVFDEDLDAIVSDEMQQIQEVYVLKSLHAESGTGSTPTAVVEMLADGKTMKQTGQGDGPVDAVLRTIATITGTKSRLDAYLVKGITGGTDALGEVTVKVEEGSKKVAGHGADTDIIVASAKAYVNALNKLEYWKKGKGKSSA
- the ilvC gene encoding ketol-acid reductoisomerase — translated: MKIFYDKDADQNLLKGKKVAVIGYGSQGFAHSNNLKESGVDVMVGLRKGSKSWEKAAGAGLKVVEVAEAAKAADIIMILVPDELQGGMYRKDIEANIRKGAYLAFAHGFNIHFGQIVPREDVNVFMAAPKSPGHLVRSQYTKGEGVPGLIAIHQDPSGNAKDMALAYACAIGLGRAGIIETSFREETETDLFGEQAVLCGGATALIMAGYETLVEAGYAPEMAYFECLHELKLIVDLIYEGGISNMRYSVSNTAQYGDLTRGPRVITEETKKEMKKILHEIQAGQFAKEWMLENMANKPTFNALTKKGQAHPIEEVGGRLRKMMPWLQKNKLVDKSKN
- the leuC gene encoding 3-isopropylmalate dehydratase large subunit — its product is MTITEKILAAHCGKKEVKPGELINARLDLVLANDITAPIAIKEFRAAGAKKVFDPSRIALIPDHFAPNKDIASAEQCSMLREFSRAHDLSLYFEVGRMGVEHALLPEQGIVVPGDVVIGADSHTCTYGGLGAFSTGVGSTDVAAAMITGEAWFKVPESMKFIYTGKLGKWVGGKDIILRTIGDIGVDGALYRAMEFTGEVIKKLPMAGRLTICNMAIEAGGKNGIIEPDEITEKYVAKRAQRKYKFYKSDRKASYADVREYDLTGMEPQIACPHLPENVKPVSQLGSVNIDQSVVGSCTNGRIEDIREAAKVIKGHKVHPYVRMLVIPATQAVYKQSIKEGLVDIFIDAGAAFSTPTCGPCLGGHMGILAAGERAISTTNRNFVGRMGHPKSEVYLSNPAIAAASAVLGRIGRPEELK